One genomic region from Arthrobacter sp. FB24 encodes:
- a CDS encoding sensor histidine kinase gives MSLAGQYLVLQLLIVLAVLVAVVAISLAQSAAAFERIEGRRALSAAEALGSNPAVRALLPSAEPRGSAALSAVAESVRTVSGSAQVALARSDRTVVASSDPGLLGRPLELGASRVMEGRAWTGVVGGTATPVLSAHVPVLDDSGTMIGIASISRNYPSTWERLGDAVPNLLTYLGVASVLGVAGSLLLSRRVKRQTLGMEPSEISGLVENREAMLHGLKEGVVALDLHGRITVANDSARALLGLPADCVGKDLAGLPVEPALKEVLTGEQPGQDQMVLVGERLVVLNRVPIRSRGRVMGSVATLRDRTELSSLERELGTTRTATDTLRAQAHEFANQLHVISGLIQIGEYDSVVQFVNGVTVDRTRLNDDVTSRIQDPALAALLIAKSSLAAERGVPLQLDPASSLSPVGDELSRDLTTVVGNLVDNALDAVTGAAEASVRVLVEDRREEVVVTVRDTGPGIDGAAADEIFRQGFSTKQPGPAGGRGFGLALSRVVCRRSGGDLAVANDGGAVFTARLKRKPLKGTPLKGTPAEGGPARTAPATGKGTRA, from the coding sequence ATGTCCCTCGCCGGGCAGTACCTGGTCCTGCAGTTGCTGATTGTCCTGGCCGTCCTCGTCGCCGTCGTTGCCATTTCGCTGGCCCAGTCGGCCGCCGCGTTTGAGCGGATCGAGGGGCGCCGGGCACTGTCCGCGGCTGAGGCGCTGGGCAGCAATCCCGCCGTTCGTGCGCTTCTTCCCTCGGCCGAACCGCGCGGCAGCGCGGCACTGTCCGCCGTCGCCGAGTCGGTCCGCACCGTTTCCGGTTCCGCGCAGGTGGCACTCGCCCGGTCTGACCGCACCGTGGTGGCCTCGTCCGATCCTGGACTGCTCGGCCGGCCGTTGGAACTCGGTGCGAGCCGGGTCATGGAAGGCCGGGCCTGGACCGGCGTGGTGGGCGGAACGGCCACCCCCGTGCTTTCAGCCCACGTGCCGGTCCTTGACGACTCCGGGACCATGATTGGCATTGCGTCCATCAGCCGGAACTACCCGTCCACGTGGGAGCGCCTGGGGGATGCCGTCCCCAACCTGTTGACCTATCTGGGAGTTGCCAGCGTCCTGGGTGTTGCCGGCTCCCTGCTGCTGTCCCGCAGGGTCAAGCGGCAGACCCTCGGCATGGAGCCAAGCGAAATCTCGGGCCTGGTGGAGAACCGCGAAGCGATGCTGCATGGACTCAAGGAAGGCGTGGTGGCGCTGGACCTCCACGGACGGATTACCGTGGCCAACGACAGCGCCCGGGCACTGTTGGGCCTGCCGGCGGACTGCGTGGGCAAAGATCTGGCCGGACTGCCCGTTGAGCCGGCGCTCAAGGAAGTGCTGACCGGCGAGCAGCCCGGGCAGGACCAGATGGTGCTCGTGGGGGAGCGCCTGGTGGTGCTGAACCGGGTGCCGATCCGTTCCAGGGGCAGGGTGATGGGTTCTGTCGCGACGTTGCGTGACCGGACTGAGCTTTCGTCCCTGGAACGCGAACTGGGCACCACACGGACGGCAACGGACACGCTCAGGGCGCAGGCCCATGAATTCGCCAACCAGCTGCACGTTATTTCGGGGCTGATCCAGATCGGCGAGTACGATTCCGTCGTGCAGTTCGTCAACGGAGTCACGGTGGACCGGACGCGCCTGAATGATGATGTGACCAGCCGCATCCAGGACCCGGCGCTCGCGGCACTGCTGATCGCCAAATCAAGCCTCGCGGCGGAACGCGGCGTGCCGCTGCAACTGGACCCCGCTTCGTCGCTGTCGCCGGTGGGCGACGAGCTCTCGCGTGACCTGACCACCGTTGTGGGGAATCTCGTGGACAACGCACTCGACGCCGTCACGGGAGCCGCCGAGGCATCGGTCCGGGTCCTCGTCGAGGATCGTCGCGAGGAAGTGGTCGTGACCGTCCGGGACACCGGGCCGGGCATTGACGGCGCGGCCGCCGACGAGATCTTCCGGCAGGGATTCAGTACCAAGCAGCCCGGCCCGGCCGGCGGCCGGGGCTTTGGCCTGGCACTCTCGCGGGTGGTCTGCCGGCGTAGCGGCGGGGACCTTGCAGTGGCCAACGACGGCGGGGCCGTCTTTACGGCGCGGCTGAAAAGGAAGCCGCTGAAAGGTACGCCGCTGAAAGGGACGCCGGCAGAAGGCGGGCCGGCACGCACGGCTCCGGCCACAGGAAAGGGGACCCGGGCATGA